A stretch of DNA from Brachionichthys hirsutus isolate HB-005 unplaced genomic scaffold, CSIRO-AGI_Bhir_v1 contig_1252, whole genome shotgun sequence:
GAAGAAGTGCACGTTGGACCCGGTCTTCAACGAGTCCTTCATCTACGACGTCCCGGCCGAGCTGCTGCCCGACGTCTCCGTGGAGTTCTTGGTGGTCGACTTTGACCGGACCACCAAGAACGAGGTTCTGGGCCGCCTGCAGCTGGGCCTgcacagccccgccccctccggcGCCGCCCACTGGAGGGAGGCGTGCGAGAACCCCCGCCGGCAGATCTCCAAATGGCACAGCTTGAGCGAGTActgaggggggggcggcgtgGAGCAGCCGGGACGCCACACACAAATactacacaaatacacacacaaatactacacacaaatactacacatacacacacacaaatactacacaaataatacacacaaatactacacaccacatacacatacacaaatactacacaccacttacacaaatacacacacaaatactacacaccacatacacaaatacacacacaaatactacaCACCACTTACACTAATACTACACACCAGCGCTGT
This window harbors:
- the LOC137917084 gene encoding synaptotagmin-11-like, giving the protein PVSHRLSVVVLKARHLPRMDMTGLSANPYVKVNVFYGRKRIAKKKTHVKKCTLDPVFNESFIYDVPAELLPDVSVEFLVVDFDRTTKNEVLGRLQLGLHSPAPSGAAHWREACENPRRQISKWHSLSEY